From the Misgurnus anguillicaudatus chromosome 17, ASM2758022v2, whole genome shotgun sequence genome, one window contains:
- the plcl1 gene encoding inactive phospholipase C-like protein 1, with amino-acid sequence MSESYEDGVCGDGAPDFIPPRALRSGRRSGVSVPLMERDETAILESVKAAPRRSSIIKDPSVAKISGSRKKTVSFSSMPSEKKVSSAADCLAFMQGGCELKKVRPNSRIYSRFYTLDPELACLRWEPSKKDGERARLDISAIREVRTGKSTETFLHNGPLDHLAEEAAFSIIHGDEYQSLDLVALSADVANIWVTGLRYLLSHPGAIGGGSGGDGGMGEGSVGSRMRQSWLAMEFALVDEDGHGIVTEDTAVATICKLCPGIREGKVRLRFKEIQRSKEKLTSHVTLEEFQEAFCELCTRPDVYFLLVQLSKDRECLDAQDLRLFLETEQGLSLATTEGCLELIRRFEPSQEGRERGFLGLDGFTRYLQSAECRLLDPEHQHVCQDMKMPLSHYYISASYRSYLLDDQVHGRAELGGLIRALQVGCRCLELGVTDGPEGEPLLGVDHGTNGKHHHHHHHHGYVTLRSALEVVNKYAFLTSQYPLLLYLCQRCSPSQQRTLAQHLKKVFGQKLYTPESLPVSLGGRSTTLPSPEQLKGKVLLVGKKLLPEEESSEGEVSEEDEEIGGGGPLAGRRMTIPGEEELGVVLVVPPPPQPRRLRLRRELSDLVAVARTGSRCFYAHRASTQPSQQHSPPSTPSTPGTPITVDLPYWSLCSLGEGEAGRLASESPEELVSFTKRNLTRVRPSSVRLDSSNPNPQGYWKGGVQLVALNQQTPGAMLDLTRGRFMQNGGCGYVLRPAVMREEVSYFSAQSQGCVPGVPAQTLRVKVISAHSLPKPQGSGAKGEVIDPYVVLELHGVPADCAEQRTRTAAQNQDDPLFDETFEFQVNMPELALLRFVVLDDDYIGDDFIGQYTIAFECLQPGYRNVPLLGLAGDPLTHASLFVHVAITNRRGGGKAQRRGLSVRRGVRRGREYVTLRNTGFKALDDTFRPAGGPLREATDLREDAMSATVAFKELCGLPPVATLKQCIQSLATRLQSPDGPPGATLTLKDGYPYLEPVGNLTDTTRKLFNGYDTMISANKQLIENADGVQERIAQVQKEGMVFHEELPRLGEKENLKGRKQSKALESFTWNITVLKGQCDLLRSAKTDALDTLRQLALACEACGLTVTSDGQYTSHGLSNRRGSNHGNGRI; translated from the exons gACCCTTCAGTGGCTAAGATCAGCGGCAGTCGGAAGAAAACTGTCTCCTTCAGTAGTATGCCATCAGAAAAGAAGGTGAGCAGCGCCGCAGATTGCCTGGCCTTCATGCAGGGTGGCTGCGAGCTAAAAAAGGTGCGACCCAACTCGCGCATCTACTCGCGATTCTACACCCTAGACCCTGAGCTGGCTTGCCTCCGCTGGGAGCCCTCCAAAAAAGACGGTGAACGAGCACGACTTGACATTTCTGCCATCCGCGAGGTCCGCACTGGAAAAAGCACAGAAACCTTTCTCCATAACGGCCCTTTGGATCATCTGGCTGAGGAAGCGGCCTTCTCCATCATTCATGGTGATGAGTATCAGTCCCTGGACCTGGTTGCCCTCTCTGCCGACGTGGCCAACATCTGGGTGACGGGATTGCGATACTTGTTGTCCCACCCTGGTGCCATTGGAGGAGGAAGTGGAGGAGATGGAGGGATGGGTGAAGGTAGTGTTGGTAGCAGAATGCGGCAGAGCTGGTTGGCGATGGAGTTTGCTCTGGTTGATGAAGACGGACATGGAATTGTAACTGAAGACACGGCCGTAGCCACCATTTGCAAGCTCTGTCCTGGCATTAGGGAAGGAAAG GTACGTTTGCGCTTTAAGGAGATTCAGAGGAGCAAAGAGAAGCTAACTTCTCATGTTACGCTGGAGGAGTTCCAGGAGGCCTTCTGCGAGTTGTGCACAAGACCTGATGTTTATTTCCTGCTAGTGCAACTCTCCAAAGACCGAGAGTGCCTTGACGCCCAGGACCTGCGTCTTTTCCTGGAGACAGAGCAAGGTCTGTCATTGGCAACCACTGAGGGGTGCTTGGAGCTGATTCGGCGGTTTGAGCCTTCTCAAGAGGGACGTGAACGAGGTTTTCTGGGCTTGGATGGTTTTACTCGCTATCTACAATCAGCTGAGTGTCGGTTGTTAGACCCTGAGCACCAACATGTGTGTCAAGACATGAAGATGCCCCTATCTCATTACTACATCAGTGCCTCCTACCGGTCTTACTTACTGGATGATCAAGTGCATGGCCGAGCTGAACTTGGGGGTCTCATTAGAGCCCTGCAAGTTGGTTGTCGGTGTCTGGAGCTGGGGGTTACCGATGGTCCAGAAGGAGAGCCACTACTAGGTGTAGACCATGGTACAAATGGAAAacatcaccatcatcatcaccatcatGGTTATGTTACCCTGCGAAGTGCCCTGGAGGTAGTGAACAAGTATGCTTTTCTCACCTCCCAGTACCCTCTGCTGCTGTATCTGTGCCAGCGTTGCTCACCCTCTCAACAGCGAACTCTCGCACAACACCTTAAGAAAGTGTTTGGACAGAAGCTCTATACCCCCGAATCTCTCCCTGTCAGTCTTGGAGGTCGTTCTACCACTTTACCCTCACCAGAGCAGCTGAAGGGTAAGGTGCTTCTTGTTGGAAAAAAGCTGCTTCCAGAAGAGGAAAGCTCAGAGGGAGAGGTTTCTGAGGAGGACGAGGAGATCGGTGGTGGTGGTCCTCTGGCTGGCCGAAGAATGACCATTCCCGGGGAGGAAGAGCTAGGAGTGGTCCTTGTTGTTCCCCCACCTCCACAGCCAAGACGACTCAGGTTGCGCCGTGAGTTGTCCGATCTGGTCGCAGTCGCTCGTACTGGAAGCCGTTGCTTTTATGCTCACAGGGCAAGTACTCAGCCATCCCAGCAGCATTCTCCCCCTTCCACTCCCTCAACTCCAGGCACACCTATTACCGTGGACCTTCCCTATTGGAGCCTGTGCTCTCTTGGAGAAGGGGAGGCTGGCCGATTAGCTAGCGAGAGCCCAGAGGAGTTGGTGAGCTTTACCAAGCGCAACCTTACCCGTGTGAGACCCAGCTCTGTAAGACTTGACTCTAGCAATCCAAACCCACAGGGTTATTGGAAAGGTGGTGTGCAATTGGTGGCACTTAACCAGCAGACACCAGGTGCCATGCTAGACCTAACCCGTGGTCGTTTCATGCAGAACGGAGGATGCGGGTACGTGCTACGTCCTGCTGTGATGCGGGAGGAGGTTTCTTACTTTAGTGCCCAGTCGCAAGGCTGTGTACCTGGTGTACCAGCACAAACTCTTAGGGTAAAGGTCATTAGTGCCCATAGCCTGCCCAAGCCACAGGGCTCTGGTGCTAAAGGAGAAGTCATCGACCCTTATGTGGTGCTGGAGCTTCATGGTGTGCCTGCAGACTGTGCTGAGCAAAGAACTCGTACTGCTGCACAGAACCAGGATGACCCACTGTTTGATGAGACTTTTGAATTCCAG GTCAACATGCCCGAGTTAGCCCTGCTACGTTTCGTAGTTCTGGATGATGATTATATAGGTGATGACTTCATTGGTCAGTACACCATTGCCTTTGAATGTCTGCAGCCTGGGTACCGCAACGTTCCCCTGTTGGGTCTTGCCGGAGACCCTTTGACCCACGCCAGCCTGTTTGTACACGTGGCTATCACTAACCGCAGAGGTGGCGGTAAGGCCCAGAGACGGGGTCTGTCTGTCAGGAGAGGGGTACGCCGTGGACGAGAATATGTCACGCTCCGTAATACTGGCTTTAAAGCGCTGGATGACACTTTTCGACCAGCTGGCGGACCTCTACGAGAGGCTACGGACCTTCGAGAAGATGCAATG AGTGCCACGGTGGCTTTTAAAGAACTGTGTGGGCTCCCCCCGGTGGCCACTTTGAAGCAGTGTATCCAGAGCTTAGCCACCAGGCTGCAGAGTCCAGACGGGCCCCCGGGGGCCACGCTTACTCTGAAGGACGGTTACCCATACCTGGAACCTGTGGGGAACTTGACAGACACCACGCGTAAACTGTTCAACGGTTATGACACG ATGATCTCTGCCAATAAGCAGCTGATTGAAAATGCAGACGGAGTGCAGGAGAGAATCGCACAAGTGCAAAAGGAAG GCATGGTGTTTCATGAAGAGCTGCCCAGGTTAGGGGAGAAGGAAAATCTAAAAGGCCGTAAACAGAGTAAAGCTCTGGAAAGCTTCACCTGGAACATCACTGTACTGAAG GGCCAGTGTGATCTCCTGCGCAGTGCCAAGACAGATGCTTTGGACACTTTGAGGCAGCTGGCATTGGCCTGCGAGGCATGTGGCCTGACAGTGACCTCGGATGGACAGTACACCTCTCATGGCCTGTCCAACAGACGCGGCAGTAACCATGGCAATGGCCGCATCTGA